DNA sequence from the Brachybacterium sp. P6-10-X1 genome:
GGGCAAGCGCGTGCGGGGCACCATGGGCGATGTCATCGACATCTTCGCCCTGGTGGGCACCGTGTTCGGGGTCGCCACGTCGATGGGCATCGGGGTGGTGCTGCTCAACGTCGGCTTCTCCTGGCTGTTCGGCCTGCCGCAGGGTCTGGGCCTGCAGATCGCCCTGGTCCTCGTCGCGGTTGTGATGACCGTCGCCGCCTGCACCTCGGGGGTCGACAAGGGCATCCGACTGATCTCGGAGCTGAACCTCTACAGCGCCGGGGCGATGCTGGCGTACATCGTGATCACCGGGCATTCCTCCTTCCTGCTCAACGCCATCGTCGAGAACATCGGCCGTTTCGTGGCGACGCTGCCCGAGCGCACCCTGGCGACCATGGCCTACGAGCCGGGCGGCGCCGACTGGATGGCCGGCGCCACCCTCTTCTTCTGGGCGTTCTGGCTCGCCTGGGGGCCTTTCGTCGGCATGTTCCTGGCGCGCATCTCCCGCGGCCGCACCCTGCGCGAGTTCGTGCTCGCCGCAATCACCGCCCCGGTGCTGTGCGATCTGCTGGTGGTCACCGTGTTCGGCAACAGCGCCCTGGCCGTCGTCCTCGAGGACACCCCGGCCGGCCGCGCCTTCGCCCAGCTCGCGATCGACAGCCCCGAGCAGGGCTGGTACGCGCTGCTGGAGATGTTCCCCGGGGCGCCGTTCCTCATCGGCCTGGCCACGCTCTCCGGACTGCTGTTCTACCTGACCAGTGCAAACTCCGGTGCGCTGGTGATGAGCAACTTCTCCTCGACGATCCCGGACCCCGGCCAGGACGGGCCGAAGTGGCTGCGCATCTTCTGGGCGTTGCTGACGGCCCTGCTGACCATCGCCATGCTCACCGCCGGCGGCGTGACCACGATGGAGTACGCGACGTTGATCTTCGGTCTGCCGGTCACGGTCGTCGCATACCTGGTGATGGCGAGCTTCTCCAAGGCGCTGCGGATGGAGCGTGCGGAGCAGGAGGGACGCGTGCTGCGTCGGGCCGACGTCGCCGCCCACGGCGGATTCGCCCCGGAGAAGTCGTGGCGCCAGCGCCTGGCGAACCTGCGCTCCTATCCGTCCACACGCGCCGTCGCGCAGTTCTCGCAGGAGACCGTCGCCCCGGCCCTCGAGGACGTCTCCCGCGAGTTCGTCGAGCAGGGCTACCCGGCGGAGACGATGTCGGTCACCGACGAAGGGACCAGCATCTCGATCAACACGCTGATCATCCACATGGGCGCCGAGCGGGACTTCATGTACCGCGTCGCCCCGGTCGAGACGCCGGTGCCGACCTTCGGCGCGAGGGTCGCCCAGGAACGCACGACGTACCAGCGCCTGGACGTGTTCACCCAGACCGGGGCGGAGGGGTACGACGTGAGCGGGCTGACCCGTCAGCAGATCATCGACGACGTCCTGGACCGCTACGAGAACCACATCCAGTACCTCAGCTACGCCGCGGAGGTGGGCGGAGCCAGCGTGCTCACCCCGAGCACTCTCGGCAACGTCCCCCTCGGCATCTCCGACTGAGCCCGACGGTGTCAGCGGCGATGCGGACGGCGGTGCGGGCGGCACAGATCTTCCCGGATGCACGACACGGGGACCGACCTGCGGCGAAGCCGTCCGGGTTGTCCTCACCGCGGCTTAGGATGGGCAGGTCCCTGAGTGCCGATGGTCGGAGGAGCAGTGGTGATCAGCAGCCCCGATACCATGCGGTCCCCGGATCATGACGACCGGCCCACCCGGACCTTCGGCCCGCCGGCCGGAGTCGTGCTCGGCACCCTGGCGGCGGGCGTGGTGTTCGTCGTGGTGCTCGAGTTCCTGGTGATCATCAGCTTCGTCGGCCAGCGCCTGTGGAAGCACCCGGCCCTGCTGCACGATGCCGTGTTCACCGCGCCGTTCCTGCTCTGGGTGCTCGTGGCCGTGGTCTCCTCCCTCGTGTGCCTGCGGGTCCTGACCGCGTGGCTGCAGATCGACGAGCACGGGTTCGAGCTGCGCAGCCTCGCCCGGCGCACCCGCAAGGCCGGGTGGGACGAGGTGGGTCGGGTGATCGCCGTGCGGGACATCGACCGCGGCGCGACGCCCGCGGAGATGCTGGACGCCCCGGCGACCGCGTACGACGGCGTCTACCTGCTGGATCCCGGCGGGCATCGGATGCTCGCGGTCTCCAGCCGCTTCTTCGGGCCGCGCGCGCAGGACATGACGCTGCATCGTGCTCGGGAGGCCGGCGTGCGGATC
Encoded proteins:
- the betT gene encoding choline BCCT transporter BetT, encoding MARGKLGAQTRRDEREERESRRSPVSREDLQKGPAEVGGARGPRVNWVVFLTSSAIILAFSLWTILAPDTAASTMLEVVTWIAEDLGWFYVLTVTIVILFVLWVAFSVGGRVRLGPDHARPEYKFMTWLAMLFAAGVGIDMLFYSVTGPISHYLTPPDAAPESAAALQDSVVWTMFHYGVAGWSMYALLGMAMGYFAYRWGMPLSIRAALYPLLGKRVRGTMGDVIDIFALVGTVFGVATSMGIGVVLLNVGFSWLFGLPQGLGLQIALVLVAVVMTVAACTSGVDKGIRLISELNLYSAGAMLAYIVITGHSSFLLNAIVENIGRFVATLPERTLATMAYEPGGADWMAGATLFFWAFWLAWGPFVGMFLARISRGRTLREFVLAAITAPVLCDLLVVTVFGNSALAVVLEDTPAGRAFAQLAIDSPEQGWYALLEMFPGAPFLIGLATLSGLLFYLTSANSGALVMSNFSSTIPDPGQDGPKWLRIFWALLTALLTIAMLTAGGVTTMEYATLIFGLPVTVVAYLVMASFSKALRMERAEQEGRVLRRADVAAHGGFAPEKSWRQRLANLRSYPSTRAVAQFSQETVAPALEDVSREFVEQGYPAETMSVTDEGTSISINTLIIHMGAERDFMYRVAPVETPVPTFGARVAQERTTYQRLDVFTQTGAEGYDVSGLTRQQIIDDVLDRYENHIQYLSYAAEVGGASVLTPSTLGNVPLGISD